The genomic stretch CACTTTCGTCACGACATCATGCACCGTTGACTTTGTTTCAAGTTCCAAATGACCGCTTCTGAAGTAAGATCGTTGTACTTCCCCAACCTCTTTTGCCCATTCCACCGCAAGCGCCAAAGTGTTTTCCAAATCAATATTCATAATAACGAATTATTTGTCTTTTTTAGGATTTTCCTTTGTATCAACAATTTTCACCTTAAACAACAAAGTTGAATAAGCCGGAACAACATAAGTCCCATCATAATTACGTGATCCTCTATAACCGTATCCCATTCCCGATGAAAAAAGAATTGTAGCTTCTTCTCCAACTTTAAGTTCAGGTAAAGTTAAAGAAATTCCTTTTATCATATCCGGTAAATACCACGTCACGACATCATCGCTATCCATTTTCAAAAACTGACGCAACGACGGGTTGAGTTCATCCAGAATTCTACCTTCCGCCCATACGGTGACACTATCCGTCGCTTGAACAAAAACTCCGCTCGCATTTTCTTTCGTTTTAGCTATCAAAGCAACCGTATCGGTCTTTCCCTCGTGCAAAGGAACTTCTTTAAAAACGTCTAAGTTGTTATCTGCAAAATACCGCCCAATCATACTTTTCTCATAGTCCAACAGATTATCCTCTTCCACAATACTTTCCACGGTATAATCTCGATAAACTAAAGCAGAAGACAAACTCATGATACTTGAAACAATCGAACTTCCCGTTGTTCCTTCCGGAATATTCATTAAAATATCAGATAACGGATCGATATATTTTTCCGCATCTGTATTCATTTGCATCAATATCGGTCCACCTAAAGTATAATAGGGTGAAACTCCGGCACCGACGGCAACACTCGGATCTGATGAATCAATAATACTCCCCGTCAAACTCTTTTGCGTGTAATTAATCCAAACGAAATCGCCATACGTTGCTTTCTTCCCTTCTTTCTGATAATTAAACAAGTAAGCATAATCCTCGATGTCTTCTTTCAGATAAGTATAATGATACTTGAAAATCTTCGGATCGGAATCCTTACTATACACGAAGTCTTTAATCCTAGCCTGCTCATCCTCAAATGTTTTCTTCCAGTTGTCGCCATCATCATCGGAACACCCGATGAATCCGCTTGCCAAAAGGCAAAGCAGCATTACCCAATAATTACTTTTCATTTTCCGTTTCTATTTAGCTGTTATTTTTCAAACTATTCTTCTTCCGTTTTAGGTGAAACCACTTTACGAATCCGTACCCAATACCATAACGTTGAGTATGGAGGAATTAAATATTGTTTAAGTTTAGTACGATCTCGGAAAGTTATTTCCCGGGTTGTACCTACCGCACCATAAGCCATTCCATAAGGTACAATAATATGTGCAGAATCTCCAGCTTGTAAATGCTGTAATCCTTTCACCAACCCTGTTGGATAATTTTTCTGCCAAGTCTCATTAAACAAGAAATAAATAGAATCACGTCCCATACTTCTCAACACCCGATTCTGTAATCCCACATCATCCAGCAAGCCATAATCCATTTCCAACAAAACAGAATCCCCTACTTGAATATCTCGATCGCCCGTTCCTTTCTCCAAAATAGCTGTATAAGTAACTGTATCCCGCTCTCCAATAGATGAAATTTCTCGCGTAGGAAAGTCAACAAAAGCATTCTCCACGCCCATAATGTCTACTAGATAACTTCGAATCAACCCATATTCATTCACTTTCACATCGTTAATAAGCTTATGTGCCTTTAACTTATAATGTAACGGCTTCCCGTAATTATTCTTATCTCCGGCTAAAATAGAGGGTACAATCATTTCTCCTCCCATACTTCCAACACTAATATGCCGAAACGCTTCCGCCACATAATCATATTTCTTTATCGTGTCATAACGATAAAGTACCGGTCCTCCAAAGGCATAAGTAAACGTGGAATCACCCTGTTCGGGAGATGTCGTATCCAATTTATCTCCATTCAGATAAAATTTTTCGTAATCCATCAACACCCATCCAGTATCTTTAGCTACCTCACCACTATTATCGTAATTGAAAATAAAAACCGTATCGATCAACATACCATGCACGCTATAATACTCAAGATAAAGGATTGGCGTGGAAATCTGACTCAGGTACTCGTGAATAGCGATCTTTTCATTTTCCAATGTATCAATCAAATCGAGTTCCTCTTCATCGTTATTACAACCGAAGAAAGTCAACGCAAACAAACTACTTAATAGAATCAGAAATTTATTCATTATACTATTTATTATCTATTGGTACTTCTACCCACGCACCTTGATGCAAACGCATCGTGCTTTTTATTCCGACTTCCCGCAACCACTCGAATGCCAACGCCCGATTGTCATTTACCAGCTGGGGCAAATGAGCATCAGAATTCACCATCACGGGAATATTCAACTCTTTCAACCACTTGAAATACTTTACATTAGGAAACATCATTCCCTTCTTCGTGTATGCTTTCGTGTTCACCTCCACCATAACGCCTCTCTCCGCTATCAAGGACATATAATCCCACAACAACCGGTTATACCACTCTTGTTTCGTCAGCGTGCTATCCATCAGTGAACCATTCATGGATATTTTATCCAAATGTGCCACAAAGTCAAAACCACCCAACTCTACCATCCGGGAAGACGCCTTGAAATAAGCCTCCACGAGATATTTCAGATCATCACGAAAAACCATACGCAAGTTCTCCCGAAAATCCTCAAACTTCCCATCCATGTCCATAATCTCTCCCGTCTGTTCCTCGGTTACAAGATGCACAGAACCGATACGGTAATCCAGCGGCATACGCTGAAAATACTCTACTGCTGGGCCCCAATCATCATTCAGATAATCAATTTCCATCCCCACGTAAAGCTCAATCTGTCCCGCATATTTCTCCTGCAAACGCTTTAGCTCCATTAGATAAGCCTCCACGTTCCCTTTGCTTAAAGACCAACGTGTCTCAAAAGGAAGCGGTGAGTGCGAAGAGATACCGTAACTATGAAATCCTGCCTCGATAGCCGCCCTCACAAAATCCTCCGCCGGGGCTTTCCCGTCACAAAAATTACAATGACTATGATAAGTGCACAAATCCATCAGTTACTCCTTCACCCAAGCATGAACAATTTCGGCCACATACACTTTGTGGAAATCCTTCTGACCGTACTGGCTATCCACGATCTTCTTGTCCAGAAAAGCCTCTTCCTTTAAGAAGTCAGTATATAATTTTTTACACTCCAACACCAATGTTGCCTCCTCAAAAGCCGGGTTCCCGGCCTCCGTGAAATAGGGCGTCAACCCGCTTTCCTGCACCTTGTTCACGTCACGCCCGGAAACAGAACCACATACATTCAACGCATGACGATACTTCTCGTCAAAAAACGACAAGGTAAACTCATCTTTTTTCTCCGTAAACTCGAACGTATAACGTTGTGGTCGCACGAACACCATCACCACGGGTTTGTTCCACAAATACCCCATCGATCCCCAACTAGCCGTCATCATGTTGAACTTCTCCTGATCCCCAGCCGTCACCAGCATCCAATCCTGCCCGATCAACTTGATCACGTTCTTATCTATATCTTTCGGTGCAATCTTTTTCATATTTTATATTTTTTTACCAACTACCGGTTTCAAGTAGCCGGAATCACACAATCTAAAATCATTACATTCTCTCCGGCATCTCTATTCCCAACATTCCCATGGCATTCTCTATTGCCACGCTACATTGTTGTGCCAGTAGCAAACGTAAATTACGCACTTGCTCGTTTTCTTCCTTCAGGATAGAATAATCATGGTAGAACTGGTTAAATTCCTTCGCCAGCTCGTAAGCATAATTCCCGATCAACGCCGGGCTATAATTATCTCCTGCCTCCTTCACGACAGCGGGCAATTTAGCAATCAGCTTAACCAAATTCTGTTCTTTCTCGGTTAATGCCGTGTGAATATCTCCCGGAACAATCTTAACCCCAGCCTCTTCCGCCTTACGCAAAACCGACTTGATACGAGTATAGGTGTACTGGATAAACGGTCCCGTGTTCCCGTTAAAATCAATCGATTCCTTCGGGTTAAACATCATGGTCTTCTTCGGGTCAACCTTCAATATAAAATACTTCAGCGCCCCCAAAGCAACCTTACGGTACACCTCCTCGGCCTCTTCCTTCGTGTAACCGTCCAGTTTCCCCAACTCCTCGGAAGTCGTACGAGCCGTGTGGATCATCTCGTCAATCAAATCGTCAGCATCCACCACCGTACCCTCACGGGATTTCATTTTCCCCTCCGGTAATTCAACCATACCGTAAGAAAGATGCTTGATCTTGTCTGCCCAATCGAATCCCAACTTCTTACAAACCAGTGACAACACCTGAAAATGGTAATTCTGCTCGTTACCTACCACGTATATCTCTTGATCCATGTTAAACTCATTGAACCGATCGTATGCCGTACCAATATCCTGCGTCATGTAAACGGAAGTCCCGTCATCCCGCAGCAACAACTTGTGATCCAACCCATCACCGGTAAGATCAGCCCACACGCTTCCGGTATCTTTCCGGTAAAGCACGCCGTCAGCCAGACCTTTCAACACGAGATCACGTCCTTTCTTGTAAGTCTGTGACTCGAAATATACTTTGTCAAACAAGATACCCATCATTTTATAGGTCTCGTCAAAACCTTTCAATACCCAATCGTTCATGGTCCGCCACAGGGAAACCACCTTCTCGTCCCCGGCCTCCCACTTACGCAACATCTCCTGAGCCTCCAACAATATCGGGGCCTCCTTCTTCGCCTCCTCTTCCGTCTTGCCCTGCTCCATCAATTCCTTGATTTGCGCCTTATACTCCTTGTCAAAACGCACGTAATAATCCCCCACGAAATGATCTCCCTTAGTTCCCGTACTCTCCGGAGTAGCACCGTTGGCAAACTTCTCCCACGCGATCATACTCTTGCAGATATGAATACCCCGATCGTTCACCAAGTTCACCATAATCACGTTATGCCCGTTTGCCTTCTGAATCTCGGAAACCGACCATCCCAAAAAATTATTCCGGATATGTCCCAAATGCAGCGGTTTATTCGTGTTCGGTGAAGAATATTCAATCATGTAGGTCTTCCCGCTAGGCTCCTTCGCATAACCATATTTTTCCTCTTTTGCCACGTCATTCAACACCTCGATCCAGTAAGCGGAAGAAATCACCACGTTCAAAAACCCCTTAATCACGTTGTAGGTTTCCACCTCTTCAATATTTTGTTTCAAATACTCTCCCAGCTCTTTAGCCGTTTCTTCGGGCGATTTTCTGGAATATCGGGTAAACGGGAAAACGACTACCGTCAAATCACCGGCAAATTCCTTCCGGGTTTCCTGCAACTGTACGTCTTTCTCGGTTAATTCAACCCCATAACAAGCCTTTACGGCCTCCAGCACCTGCTGAGTAAGCATTTTTTCTATCGTCATATCTCTCAAACTTTTAATACCGTATTATCCATTGATCTGCAAAAATACAATTTCTTGCTATAAATCCCCGCTAAACCCGAAAAAAAACAACATAATTTTTCCCCTGTTCTCATGATCTCTCAAAAATCACAAAAACAAGGGAAAAACCCTTAATTTATAACTGAATCAATTCACTATTTATGAATTACAATTTACAATTAAAATCATAAATCCTACCGTCCTCCCAAAATTCTCACATACTCCGCATACGCCACCTTATACTGGTAATTCGCCGAAACCACGTTCGTGTAGGCCTGCAACCAAGTCGCCTGCGAAGACAATACATCCAAAATAGGCAACTTCCCTTCGTTATAACTAAAAGTATTCAACTTCAAATTCTCCCGGGCAATTTCTAACGTAGAATTGGCAATCTCCACCTGTTTCCAGTTCTCGTTTAACTTCACCCAGGCATTTGCCAGTTCCTCTTTCACTTGATCCTCAACTTTACTCATGGCTAACTCCTTACTTGTCTCCATCGCACGATTCTGTTTTACGTACTGACGTTTCTCTCCCCAGTTGAAAATAGGCATACTTAACTTCGCAAAAGCCACTGTCGCAAATTTCTCATCACCGGAAACATTAATCAACGGCGTACCCCACGTCTCCTTTACCCCCACGGCAAATTGCGGCAAATATTTGGAACGTATAATCTTAGTCTGTTGCTTAGTCAAATTAAAATCCTTCACGGCAATCTGGTAATCGGCCCTCCGTTTCAAGGCCACTTCCAACGGTTGCAAACCCGGAACGATCACCGGTTTCTGGATCGAGTCTATAATAACCCACTTTTCCTCCAAAGGAACCCCCATCATAATTTTAAACGACTGCATCGCTGTCTGGTAATTCATATTCCGAGTAGACTCTTGCAACTCCGCCTCCTTCAATCGGGTCTTCACCATCAGCAAGTCCGTTTTACTGATCGCTCCCTCGTCAAAACGTTTTTGTACAATTCCATCCAACTCCTTCACGATCAACACGAACTCTTGGGAAATATAAAACAGACTCTCGTTAGCCGCCAACGTCCAATAACTCACGTCAGCCGCGTAAACAATATTATCCGTCGTCAACTCTTCCCCCAGACGGGCAATCGCTTTCTGTAATTTTGCCGCCTCCTGCTGCTTGCGTACCATACTCCCCGCATATACGTTCTGCGACAATGCTGCCTCTGCCGAATAATTATTGTGTTTCAGATCAACCCCTTGCATAAATTCCACGTCTTCTATCTGATACGAATAATTCCCGCTTAATTGTAACTTCGGAAAGAATCCCGTTTTCACCCCTTTCAACGCGTATATTGCCGCCTTGACTGCCTCTCTCGATTGCTTGATGTCCTGATTATAATCCAGCACCTTCGCACGGTACTCCTCTACCGTCAACGTCTGCGCCTTAACCGTCCCCACCAGTAACAAAACAATTCCTATACTAAATAATATCCTCATAATAATTGAAAATGAATTGACTTAAAAAATTTAATCGTGATCGCTAAATTTCCAATCTAAAATTTAAAATCTAAAATCACTCCGCTTTTATCCTGAATATCAAACAATACGTCACGGGCAACACCACGATAGTCAACAAACTGGCTACCAACAAGCCACCCATGATACAAGCAGCCATGCCGCCAAACATTGCGTCGAACAACAGGGGCAGCATACCCAATATCGTCGTACCCGAGGCCATTGCCACCGGAACGATTCTTGATTTCGTGGCCTGCAACACGGCATCCAGCGGAGCCAACCCGTTCTCCTGTTCGATACCAATTTGGTCCACCAGTACAATCGCATTCTTGATATTCATCCCTACTAACCCCAACACGCCCAGTAAAGCGAAAAAGTCGAACATTTTCCCCATCACCAGCAAACCGAAGACCACCCCAATAAAAATCAACGGCACCATCAGCAATATAATTGTCGGTTTCCGGTACGTTCTGAAAAGCAACAGCAACACGATAAACATTAAGATAAACGTCAACGGCATATTGGCAGCCAAAGCCTCGTTGGACTCCACCTGACTCTCATCTTCCCCGAATATTTTCATCCGGTACCCTTCCGGCATATTCATACTTTTCACCTTGTTCCACACTTCCGAAAAAGCCGCTTTCGTGTTCGCACCCCGTTTGGGATCACATTGCGCCATCATCACTCGGTCCCGGTTATATCGTTTGATCACGTTATAATGATAATCGTAGGCAAAACTATCCACTACCTGTGCCAAAGGCACCGTGAACCCCGACGTGGCAAACACGGGCAGCGTCTTCATGTTATCCAGATTCTTACTATCAAACCCATCCTCTTTCAGCAATATCGGCATAAACAAATCCTTCTCCCGGAAATCCCCGATGGACAACCCGTTTGTAGCTATTTTTAAGGCATAAGCCACCGATTGGCGGGTAATTCCTAGGCGTTGTCCTCGTTCCTGCGAGTAGGCCGGTTCCCAAACAGGAACTTGATTTCCCCAACTACTTCTAATATCCGTCACCATATCACATTCCCGCATGATATTCATCGCCCGTTCCGTCAAGGCGGCAAGCGTATCGATATTCTCCCCGATAAAACCAATCTCGATGGCGGCCTCCACCGCCGGGGACAACTTGAACAAAGAGGAACGGATCAACATATCCGGGTAATTCTCCCGCACGTAAGTATTCAAACGCTCCTCCACGATCGGCGACTGCTCCTTCTTCTCCACCTCGATCAACAAATTCCCGAAATTTGCCTTTGGCCCGAAAGACGTGCTCGCCAGATAATACCGCAATGGCGATCCCCCGATCGTTACCGACACGTTCACCACCTCATCCTGTTCCAACAAATAAGCCTCAATATCTGACATCATATCCTCCGATTCCCGAATACTGAATCCTTCCGGCAAGAAACAATCTGCCCGGAAATAAGGCTTATCCATACTCGGAAAGAAATTTTGTGGCATAATCCCCATGATATACATGGACACCAAGAACAAACAGACCACCGAAACAATCGTGATCACCTTATGCTTGATCAATCCCCGTAACACAGAAACAAACCTGTTGTAGAACTTCGTATCGTAAGGATCTTTACTCGAATCTCCGGAATTCTCTTTTAGAATAAAATTACCGAACACGGTCGTTTGCGTCAACGCCAGAATCCAACTCAATCCCAGCGAAACCGCCAGTACGATAAACAACGGTTTCACCATCTCTGCCACGGAAGAAGGCGCCAAATACAAGGGTAAAAAAGAAAATATAGCAATCAGCGTAGCCCCCAGCAACCCCCACTGCGGAACCGTTGCTCCCTTGATCAAAGCATCCCGTCGACGCATACCCTTCTTGATCAATATCTGGGCATTATCCGTCACCACGATAGCATTATCCACCAGCATCCCCATCGCTATAATAAAGGCAGCCAGTGATGTCCGATTCAACCCCACTCCCATAAACTGCATGATCAGCATCGTACCTCCGATCGAGAAAATCAATGATGAACCGATCAGCAATCCGGCACGAGTCCCCATCACCAGCAAAATAATAAAGATCACGATCACCACAGACTCCACCAAGTTCAACAGGAAACCATTGTTTGCTTCCCGTGCAATCTCGTTCTCCGGGTAAAGAGTCACAAGTTCGATTCCCACGGGCATCAACTCCTCCAACTGGCTCAATCGCTCCTTCACCTTATCCCCAGTCTTTACCACATCACGCTCCGGATCGGTCGAGATTCCTATACCAATAGCCCGTTTACCATTCACCCGCATCAAACTGCCTGGCGGATCCATGTACCCCTTTTCAATCGTGGTAATATCCCCTAGCCGTACTTGTTGTCCCGTCTGTGTCACGATCAACTGGTTACGAATATCATCCAACGTTTTGTACGTCCCGTCGGCCAATATCTTCAATTCCAAATTTCCTGCCCGCTTCTCTCCCGTGTTAATCAATGAATTTTGCGACTTAATCGTCTGTATCAAGGAGTTCAGATCAATTCCCGAATTTGCCAACTTCGACATGGAGATAAACACATTTACCACCTCCGTCTGTTCACCGTACAAGGCCACCTTCTGCACCCCGTCCACGGAAACAAGTTGGGTCTTCAATTTTTGTCCCCATTCCCGCAAATCGTGATAAGAAAAACCCTCTCCGGCTGTTAGCCCGTAATATATCCCGAACACGTCGCCGAAATCATCCGACACGCTGATCGTAGATGCTCCCTGTGGTAGTGAAGGTTGTATATTCAGCACCTTTCGCCGCAACTCGTCCCACATCTGGGGCATTTCCTCCGGCGGGGTTGCCGGGCTCAACTCGATTTGTATTTTAGACATCCCAAAATAGGAATCCGATTTGATTTTATATACCCGACGCATGGATTGAATCTCCCGTTCAATCGGCTCCGTGATTAGCTGCTCCACCTCGCTCGGGGTAGCACCCGGGTATCTTGTTATAATGACCGCCGTTTTGATCACGAAAGGCGAATCTTCCTTTTTCCCCAGTAGATCGAAAGATAAAACTCCCCCTACCAACAAAATGGCCAAAAAGAAATAAACCACCTTCGTATTTTCCAGCGAATATTTAGCTATATTCATCATATTAAACTATTTAAGCAACTTCACCTTTTGACCTTCTGTTATATAATTCGCTCCCGCCACGACAATCGTATCCTCGTTCGTGAGTCCCTTTTGCACCATGATCTTATCACTCCCAAACAACTGCCCGATCTCCACGGTCCGGCTGGTCACAGTCTCCGTCTTCGGGTCATACACCCAAACACACGTCTCTCCCGTGGTCGGATTCTTGAACAATGCGCTCATCGGCACAATATAACTATCCTCCACCGGGGTTTCGATCTTCAAATTTACTTTACAGGAAAAACCGGGATATATATTATGCTTGTCCCTAGAAAAGCGAGTATCGTCAATCACCAACTTCACCGGGATACCCGTTCCATCGGGCGAGGCATCAATAAATTCTTTCACTTTCGCCTTGAACCATATCCCCTTGTAGGTATCAAACTCCACGGTCACCGTCATGGGGGTACGAGTTAAGTCAACACTCGTCTCCGGTAACGTAAAACCCACCGCCAACTTATTCGGGTTAACCAACTTGATAATCGACTCGCCCGGGTTCACCTTCTGGTAATTCTCCACGAACTTCTTCTCCACGAACCCGTCAAACGGGGCCCTTAATTTCGTATCTTCCAGCGTGTTTGCCGACGTTTCGTAAGCCGATTTACCCTTTATATAATTAGCCTCTGCAATCTCGTACTCCTGCTGCGAAATTGCCTGCATGGAAAGCAATCTCTTGTTACGTTCCAACTGTGATTTAGCCGTCAAATAAGCCGCTTTGTTAGCCTCGAACTGTAAACGATAATCCAACGGATCAACTGCTGCAACCACTTGTCCCTTTTTCACTTTCTGCCCCTCATCCACGTTCATCGCGATCAGCGGCCCGGACAACTTAAATGCCAAATTACTGTACTCCTCGGCCTCCACGACACCGGTGTACAACTTGTTGATAGCACCCAATGATTCCACATTTACCACTCTCACAGGACGTACAATATCCTGATACGTGTTGTCCTTTTTTCCTTTGCAGCCACTCCATAAAAGGGCAAGTGCAACATAAACCATCCATTTAAATCCCATAAATAAACCTTCTTAATTTATTATAAATTAATTTTATTCCACAATTGCACAAAATAGCAATGAATGTGCCAAATAAAACATTTTAACAAATAATATTACTTCCCCTCCACTCGATACGCTCCCTAACCATCCTATCAATCAGTTAATTTGACTTGTATACGGAAATAAAAAAACAAAGTTGTATGTTACGGACAAAACAAATAAAAGGGGAAAAGTTTACAATTTTTCCCCTTTTACCATACTTAAAATAAATAATAATCCTTATTTCACCAACCCCGCCGTCCTCAACCGGATCTCCGTCAAAATCTTTTTCGTGTACAACGGGAACTCCCCGTTCAACATCCACGCGAAATAACCGGGTTGTTCTTTCAATACTTTCACCACGGGAACTCCTTTATTCTTCCCGAAATTGAATACCTCCACCCCTTCTTCATTGTAGATGATAAATCCGGCAAAATCTGCCGTGTTATTCTGTGTTGAAAACTTGCTCAGGAAAGCAATGTCGTTCTCCAGCGTGTCATTGTAACGATCCAACTGGGCTTTCAGCACCTCGTAAGTAGCCGTCGTGTCGGCAGCCGCCGTGTGGGCATCTTCCAAATTCTTGTTACAATAAAAACGATACGCCGCGCTTAACGTACGTTGCTCCATCTTATGGAAAATCGTCTGCACGTCCACGAACTTCCGTTTCCGCATATCGAAATCCACGTCCACACGCAAAAATTCCTCCGCCAGTAATGGAATATCAAAACGATTCGAATTATATCCCCCCAAGTCACACCCCTCAATATAACGTGCCAAATCCTTGGCAATCTCTTTAAACGTCGGACAATCCTTCACATCATCATCATAAATCCCGTGAATGGCAGATGCCTGCTCCGGTATATGCATTTCCGGGTTCACCCGGATCGTTTTCTGTTCCTCTTTCCCGTTCGGCATCACCTTCAAAACAGAAATCTCCACGATCTTGTCCTTC from Butyricimonas virosa encodes the following:
- a CDS encoding 3'-5' exonuclease, encoding MELKLTNPIVFFDLETTGINIAKDKIVEISVLKVMPNGKEEQKTIRVNPEMHIPEQASAIHGIYDDDVKDCPTFKEIAKDLARYIEGCDLGGYNSNRFDIPLLAEEFLRVDVDFDMRKRKFVDVQTIFHKMEQRTLSAAYRFYCNKNLEDAHTAAADTTATYEVLKAQLDRYNDTLENDIAFLSKFSTQNNTADFAGFIIYNEEGVEVFNFGKNKGVPVVKVLKEQPGYFAWMLNGEFPLYTKKILTEIRLRTAGLVK